A stretch of the Alnus glutinosa chromosome 6, dhAlnGlut1.1, whole genome shotgun sequence genome encodes the following:
- the LOC133871305 gene encoding replication protein A 32 kDa subunit A-like isoform X1 translates to MFWIRMNENFDTIEMEKIQDGMYVRVNGHLKSFKGVKQLVAFSVRPVTNFDEGSFHFIDCIHNHLQSKSQLQAPTQPQSGDISLSIPVKNESSESSGYQTAPSSQLSGQFSSDGLKSCDQLVLDYLQQPSSIGQEKGIHRDELSRQLKLPVDKIMESIRALEEEGLIYSTIDEFHYKSTACG, encoded by the exons ATGTTTTGGATCAG GATGAATGAGAATTTTGACACAATAGAAATGGAGAAAATACA AGATGGAATGTATGTTCGTGTTAATGGACACTTGAAGAGCTTTAAAGGTGTCAAGCAATTAGTTGCCTTCTCTGTCAG GCCTGTGACAAACTTTGATGAGGGTTCCTTCCATTTTATCGATTGCATACATAACCACTTGCAATCTAAATCACAG TTGCAAGCCCCGACCCAGCCTCAGTCGGGGGATATATCCTTGAGCATTCCTGTGAAGAATGAATCAAGTGAATCAAGTGGATATCAGACAGCCCCATCTAGTCAA TTATCTGGGCAATTTAGCAGTGATGGGCTCAAGAGCTGTGATCAATTGGTCCTTGACTATCTGCAGCAGCCTTCAAGCAT TGGACAGGAAAAGGGGATACACAGGGATGAACTTTCACGGCAGCTAAAACTTCCTGTGGATAAGATTAT GGAATCAATTAGGGCTCTTGAGGAGGAGGGTTTGATATACTCCACTATTGATGAGTTTCACTACAAGTCAACTGCATGTGGTTGA
- the LOC133871305 gene encoding replication protein A 32 kDa subunit A-like isoform X2, translated as MFWIRDGMYVRVNGHLKSFKGVKQLVAFSVRPVTNFDEGSFHFIDCIHNHLQSKSQLQAPTQPQSGDISLSIPVKNESSESSGYQTAPSSQLSGQFSSDGLKSCDQLVLDYLQQPSSIGQEKGIHRDELSRQLKLPVDKIMESIRALEEEGLIYSTIDEFHYKSTACG; from the exons ATGTTTTGGATCAG AGATGGAATGTATGTTCGTGTTAATGGACACTTGAAGAGCTTTAAAGGTGTCAAGCAATTAGTTGCCTTCTCTGTCAG GCCTGTGACAAACTTTGATGAGGGTTCCTTCCATTTTATCGATTGCATACATAACCACTTGCAATCTAAATCACAG TTGCAAGCCCCGACCCAGCCTCAGTCGGGGGATATATCCTTGAGCATTCCTGTGAAGAATGAATCAAGTGAATCAAGTGGATATCAGACAGCCCCATCTAGTCAA TTATCTGGGCAATTTAGCAGTGATGGGCTCAAGAGCTGTGATCAATTGGTCCTTGACTATCTGCAGCAGCCTTCAAGCAT TGGACAGGAAAAGGGGATACACAGGGATGAACTTTCACGGCAGCTAAAACTTCCTGTGGATAAGATTAT GGAATCAATTAGGGCTCTTGAGGAGGAGGGTTTGATATACTCCACTATTGATGAGTTTCACTACAAGTCAACTGCATGTGGTTGA